From Camelina sativa cultivar DH55 chromosome 5, Cs, whole genome shotgun sequence:
GTAGAACGATGAGCAATAGCGTGCGTGTACCAACTTGCCGAATGCTTAGTCCGCAAGGACGAATATAAGAAATGGCCATAATAGCGAAAAGAAAGAATGGAAAAAGGATTAGAGCTTTTGAATCTTCTTCACCAACTTGTTTGCTATATCTATTAACTGAATTAATACTACTCAAATATGCACTTGATTGATGAATGAAACAAAACCGAGTTTGTCACTCCTACTTTTCCACAAAACCATTTTtacagaaagagaaaacaaaaggaaaaaagaagaggtTGTTTGAATATAATAATAGAGAGTAAGTAGCGTGTGAGAATCGTCTAGGACAGAGAAGAAGGCTTATCATCAGTTCCATCCCCGAAACTTCGTAGCAGTTTCCATTTTCGTTGTCAAGAAATGGGAGCctcatcatctctttctttttcatgtgACGACACACAGCAAGACTTAAAAAAAGCAGCAGCAGTAGTTGACtttgtaaaaaactaaaaacacaaaataagtTGACCTCCACTAAAACTAGACGTGACCACAGACCACCAAAGAAAGAGCTCTGCAGATTCAACATCAAGACGATATATCAATAAGGATTCTTGGCAAAGCAAACACTAAGAAACTCCTCATAATATCATCAAGTTTGCAGTTAATTGGCAAGGCTAGAGGTTGTAGACGAAACATAACGTATACAGAGGGTAACACACAACACAAGAGGCTTTGGTAGCTCAGTGACATACATTTGAAATTGATCAAGCAGTTATGTGTAGATATAAGAAACAAGATTCATTTAGAGTAGCACCAAGCTTAATCTCAAGAGTCTGTTTGAAGACCTATCATCTAATGAAATCTGAACAAACTAACCAGAAATAAGAAAAAGggaaacatcatcatcattcatcagtaTCACAGAATACACCATAACTAATGATCATCAGCCTGCAACTAATTAAGAGTTTGGTTTGACTTATAATGGTTTAGAAGATCCCTGGCTCTGCGGCACTTGGTCTGAGCCAGCGAAGCCAGCCCCATGAGATGACGCCACGTGCTTTCCTCCGGCATTGACGCTAGCCACACCAATCCCTCAACATCACTCGCGACTCGCGCCTCTAAAAACGCTCCAGAACACTTGTCTCTGGCGAAGCCCGCACACTTGTCCATGGCGGCAGCCACACATGCCTTAAATTCCCGCTCTTCGCACTTGTCTCGCTCCCTCATGTCGCCAGAGCCCCGCCACCACGGCGGCTTACAGTTCTTGGAGGCGGAGACGGCGCACCCAATCCTAGCACCTTCCTCGCACTGCTCCTTGATTAGGGTTTCGCAGCGCTTGAAAGCGGCTGACCATGAATCCAGGGATCGGAAAGCTAGAACATGAGAACCACCGGCGGGTACTGGTCCCCGGAGCAGCGGGATCGGACGGTCGAAGAGAACGGTAGTCGCGGCCGCAGAGTAGTCATCTGCATCTTCCATTTCAATTTGGAGGCCCATCGGGCTCGATGATGAGGCCGCTAGcctatataaaaattaacattaacTGGATTCACCACGTGGcaatatataagtttttaactaagattatttatttatttatttatcctctcttttgtttctactctctcctctctcctcttcgtTTCTCATTCATAAAATCACCACCGTCTccgtttcagtttcagtttcagtcTCCGGCTCGCTCGCTCGATCCGCTTAGAGTTGGTAAGTGTCTCCCGACCTCGCTTTATTTCTTCATTAGTATCATATCTGACTCTCGACTTTGGACAAGGAGCACTCCAGTCATCTTTCTCTCTGACTCTACttcttttagggtttatttagggttttagtttctttaataAGAGCGATATAAGTTTGATGGATCTGTTATTTTGGCTTCGATGTTAACTGCGgtgtataattaaattaattatcgGGGCTTTTATTCTACAATTTGTAGACCTTTCTACTTCTCACGGATGTTTTCCTTTGTTGTAGCAATGACTAAAAACAAGAATCCTTTAGTTTTCTTGGATGTATCAATTGGTGAGGATCCAGTTCAACGGATTGTTATTGAGGTATTATTACTTCACCactctgctttttttttgtttttgctttccCCTGTCCGTTTCTGTCTCGAGCTTCTTATGTTTTCTCCTGTGTCAATGGCAGCTTTTTGCTGATGTTGTACCCAAGACTGCAGAAAATTTCCGTGCACTGTGCACAGGTACCTTAGACTTGCTCACACCTATCTATCTCTGTCTCGGCAGATTGCAATTGACCctgctttgctttgctttttaTAAGATTATGGGCTTCACAGTTCATTTGTTCTTTACTTGTTGTTGCAGGCGAGGCCGGCGTTGGAAAGACCACCGCCAAGCCTCTACATTTCAAAGGATCATCTTTCCATCGAGTTATCAAAGGATTTATGGCTCAAGTATGTATGCTTTgctactttctttcttttttttttgctgtccTAAAAAATTTGCTCTACTCTTCATTCACACTTTGGTTCTCTTTCTTGCAGGGAGGTGATTTTTCTAATGGAAACGGTAATTCTTCAAACTTGTTATCCTTTACAcatgaaattatattattttccacACCACTGTATATATTACATGACATCACAATATTCATTCTCTACGGTAACATATGTTTTTTGGTGATATATATACACTGTGGACGCATAGATTATCTAGTTAGTAGTTAATTAACACAACGGTTTCAGGAATTGACACAAGAAGCTTAGTTTATATGGATGATAAACAATAGCACTGTGGTTATGAAAATATGTACTAGGGCAGATACTCTTTGGAGTGCTATTACTGATGTACTCAGTTTTACCTGTAGTACTAATGCCCAAATTTTGTTGCTTTGCAGGCACTGGTGGGGAAAGCATCTATGGTGGGAAGTTTTCAGGTATAATTTCGTTTTCTCTGTTTCCGGCTTTGTGAAGTTGACTTCTTTTCTCAATTTATCCCTGTTATCCTTACAGATGAGAATTTTAGACTAGACCATGATGGAGCTGGAGTCCTTTCGATGGCAAATTGTGGCCCAAACACCAATGGGTCCcaattttttatactttttaaacGCCAGCCACATCTTGATGGGTATATCTTTGCTCCTACATTTTTTCGTTTTGTGAAATTCAAGTTCATTGTAAATGACATACAAGGTTTAATGCATTGTCAAGGTTACTGATTTTCttcaatcatattttattttaggaagCATGTTGTATTTGGCAAAGTTGTTGAGGGAATGACAGTAATCAAGAAAATGGAACTTGTAGGGACGAGTGATGGCAAACCTACTAGTTCAGTTGAGATAATAGACTCTGGAGAAACGTCTCAGATAAGAGCACCTGATGTTtctgaaagagaaaaaggtaaTGAAGTTAATCTTTGAATGTGGAGTTTCTAGATTAATGATGGGGATACACTAATGATTTTCAggaaaatcaaagaaatcagACAAGGGCATATCTTCTGCTGATGTATCTGACCGTGAAATTAAGGGGACACACAAAAAAGAATCTAAGGACAAAAAGATAAAGCGAAAAAGAAGATACTCCTCGTCGGATTCATATAGCTCAAGTTCCGACTCAGATTCAGATTCGGAATCAGAAACATATTCATCCTCCTATGAGTCTAGTTCTTCCAGTGATGGGAAGCGTAGGAAGAGGACAACAAAGAGACACAAAGGCCGACGCGGGGAAAGAAAGATTAAAGGAAGAAATGGGAAAAAGATAGCCCGGCAAGATAGAAAACCTCGGCGCAGGTTTGACTATTAGTTCATGGTAATTTAATTTATTCGCTGCCAGTTGGTTTGCTTGACTTTATTAGTGTTTCCTTACAGAAACATGGATAGTTCGAGTGACACCGAGAGTAGCAGCAGTTCCGATGATGAGAGAGTGGGCCATGATAAAACCAGAAAGTCAGTGAAAGCCAAAGGTAAGTGTGCCTGTTACATGCACCCTGGTTCTTTCAACCTATTTGGCAACTACTTTTTGTATCCGAAGTTCATATGATGCATTACCCCTTGCAAGTAGGCGGTTCTGCATATATGCGAATCTTACACTCTTCTTAGAACTGATGGTGGAAAACTTTCGACAACTGTGCTTGTAGGAAAAGCTGCTGACTCTAGTCCTGCAGAGAAGAGCCTTCTGAGAAAGGAACCAGATTCCGTCCTGAAGAACAATGAACCTGTGGGTAATGGAAAGGCCACCAAAGCTGATCAACACGCAGACTTGGATGACTCAGTGAAATCAAGGTTTATATCCCTGGCTTTATGTATTTCAAGCTTTGCTTCTGCAATTTGGGGGTCTGATTTGTGGTTCCTGACAAACTTTGCCATTCTCTATTGCTATATAGGAGTAGGAGCCCAATTCGTAGGAGAAACCAAAATAGCAGGAGCAAAAGTCCTAGTAGGAGCCCTGTGAGAGATCTTGGAAATGGAAGCAGAAGTCCTCGTGAGAAGCCAACAGCGGATACTGTGGGGAAATCTACCAGAAGTCCATCTCCAAGTGGTGTGCCCAAGCGCATCCGAAAGGGGCGTGGATTCACCGAACGCTATTCCTTTGCTCGGAAGTACCATACGCCTTCTCCTGAGCGTTCACCTCCTCGACATTGGCCGGACAGAAGAAGCTATCAGGACAGGAACAGGGATAGGTAACGCAATCTATACATACTCACAACTGACAGCAAAGAAAGACATGTCTGCTGTCAGTACTAAAGccgttttgtttaattttgaagGTATCCAAGCAACAGGAGTTACTCTGACCGCTCACCGAGGGGACGCTTTAGAAGCCCACCCAGAAGGAGCCCTCCAAGGTTTACTCTCTAATATCTCTGTATACTGGCTTTGGCTTGGGACGATATATAGCTTTTAAACCAGCACCTAGAGCCACTTACATTAAAATTGTTTACCCCCTTTTTTGGTGATATTAATTCTGGTCTAGCTGAATGACTTCAAAGCAATGTTGGATGTCCTCTTAACGCAGTGTTGTCTTGCATAGGTACAACCGAAGGAGAAGGAGCACTTCTCGGAGTCCAGATGGGTACCGCAGACGTTTCAGAGAAGAAAGCAGGAGCCGGAGCCCAAGGCGTCGTAGCCCTAGCCGGAGCCCTAGAAAGAGGCAGCCAATTAGCGAGGACCTTAAATCCCGTCTCGGGCCACAGAGACCCGTCTCTCCTGCAGCATCACTCAGCCCTTCTCCCCCAACCTCTCCATCCGGACAGAGAGGTCTGGTTAGCTATGCCGATTGATGAACACTCTACTATTTGGTTCCTGGTGACTTGCACaagtttttgttgtaattttcatatttcataatGCTTGTCGGATATGTTACTACTACTATACTTTGCTGCTTTACAGATTGTGGAAATTTATTAGATTCAGACTGATATTGGTAGAGTTGAGAGTTTGGGAAACGATGTTTGACAAAACAGTATATAAATAGCATAGATATCTCAAGTAAAAGAGATCCAAGAAAGAAGGTTCATGATATTCCGCTTGTTCGTAGATAGGACTCAAATCTTTCTTCACCATAAGATGATGGTTTACAATGATACATTGTTCATGTACTACAACAGATAGGGATCATATGGGTTGGTCTTTGGGAACGATCTGATCCTTGATCCACATGTAGATCGGGACTAAGACAAACCAGGCAGCCGCAAGGGTTCCCAAGAGGAAGCGCCCCAAGAATGAGAAGGGGTTGCTGACAGGCTTTTCAACGTCCTCTTCCTTTGGACCAAGCTGCAAGCAAATTTGAATGAGATATTTTAGCacaatgaaagagagaagaaagccAAAAAGGTGAGAAAAAGAGGTAGGTAGGGGCCGGGGGTAAAACCTGGAGAGGAGAGTCACCAGAGGCAGGTTTGATACCGGTGACAGAACAACCCATGATAAGGCCGTGCCTGCGAACACCACGGTACCACTTGGGGCCAATCCTCTTAAGCTGAACGTCCTTGAAACCAGCTTTGGTGAACCAGTCGATGTACTCTTCCTCCTTGGGGAAGAGCATCCACACATCAGCAAAGAAGCGAGAGAGCCAGAAGGTGGGGTAGACAGGGCCAATAAGACAGGCTTTACCACCGATCTTGAGAACCCGGTAGGCTTCCCTTATGCCTCTCTGAGGGTCCGGCCAGTACTCAATGCTGTGATGATTGATTGataaataacaacaacacaacacaaacggAGATGGATAAGAGAAAGAAGCTAAAATTAATGGAGCAATGATTCGGATAGTGCAAACCTTCCAGCAGAGACGTATCTATCGGCATAATCAGTGGGGAAAGGGAGATCCTCAGCATCTCCCTCAACGATCTTGCATTCTTTCAAGGGCTCCTTCTGCTTTGCCTTTGCCAGCTGATGCGGGGACTGGTCCAGAATGGTGACATTCTTAGCTTTGACAGTCTTGACGATCCCCAGGGTAGTGAAACCAGTGCCGCCGCCAACATCGACCACGCGCATGTTTGGATGGCTGAGATCGGCGGGCTCGAGAGCGTCGTCCCTCATATCCTCGGTCCAATGCCCTGGATTGATGATATGGTCGTAAACGATGGATAAGAACCTATAGAACCAGTAAGCCTCTTTTTTGTGCTGAATGAACCTAGGTTGTGCCGAAGGccgcgatgaggaggaggaggagacgctGCTGCATCTAGTTGCCACCGAGAGTCTGGGTGCGGCGGTGGTACGGGAGACGGAGAGCAAGGTCGGGCGAGGAATGGATCTGGAACCGGGGAAAGCTAAACCCTTGGGGAAGGTAATGGCCCCGTTGAGCATAGAAGAAGCCATGGATGACAGATCCGTTGAGTGAGTTaggtggtgaagaagaagaagaagaagaagaagaagaagaagaagaagaagcttatcCTACTAGTAGTAATACTACTACTATCACCAATTCTCTCCGccaaggaaacaaaacaaaatgactAAGACCCCCTCTTCTTACTGTTACTAAATCTTAATCTTAACTGAGTCGGTCAGCGATGTGATGACTCCAACCACATATGTCTACACTTTTGTTTACTAAAAAAAACGTTGTTAGAAACAGGTAAACGTTGTTTGTTGCGTTAACACACACTCATTTGTTGCGGCCCATGGGCCCAtatgaataataaaaatgattgggccttttgggatttttaataccaccaatgtaaaaaaaaaaaggcgacGTCACttttggagaaaagaaaaaatgcaagGGAAAagtgcaaaagaaaaaatgtcaaaaaagcCTGAAGTTATTTTGATTCGAACATTTGATACacaattgttttagattttaataataatacatcaaataataaaaaaataataaaaatgtgtcatttaaaacccaaaacaattagtgttattattttttatatccaGTATTTTCCAATTTCAATTTTACTTcgattatctaattaattattaatttttaatataaaaaactattggttttcttttaaccatatcaaaccggcaacaacaacaaatctcgtctccttcttcttcttcttcagttgtGGCTACGAAAACGGTTCCGTCGATGAGAATAACCAATGTTTATCACGCTGGAGAATCTGATTCTTCATGTCATGGCGGTGTGTATGAAAGTGTCATCTCCTTTCACTCATCCACAATGCCTCTTCATCACCATCGTTAAGAAGATTAAGAAACAAAGCATCATTTATGAAATTAACGATCTTTGCTCCTTTTCCTTCAACAGTCTCCAACGAGTTCAAGCTTTGATTCACAGaagaaaatctcaaaaaaattgcCAAAGAAGTCAAGAATCCTTGTACACTTACAAAAattcttgatctttttttttttttttttttccaaatgtcATCGCAGNNNNNNNNNNNNNNNNNNNNNNNNNNNNNNNNNNNNNNNNNNNNNNNNNNNNNNNNNNNNNNNNNNNNNNNNNNNNNNNNNNNNNNNNNNNNNNNNNNNNNNNNNNNNNNNNNNNNNNNNNNNNNNNNNNNNNNNNNNNNNNNNNNNNNNNNNNNNNNNNNNNNNNNNNNNNNNNNNNNNNNNNNNNNNNNNNNNNNNNNNNNNNNNNNNNNNNNNNNNNNNNNNNNNNNNNNNNNNNNNNNNNNNNNNNNNNNNNNNNNNNNNNNNNNNNNNNNNNNNNNNNNNNNNNNNNNNNNNNNNNNNNNNNNNNNNNNNNNNNNNNNNNNNNNNNNNNNNNNNNNNNNNNNNNNNNNNNNNNNNNNNNNNNNNNNNNNNNNNNNNNNNNNNNNNNNNNNNNNNNNNNNNNNNNNNNNNNNNNNNNNNNNNNNNNNNNNNNNNNNNNNNNNNNNNNNNNNNNNNNNNNNNNNNNNNNNNNNNNNNNNNNNNNNNNNNNNNNNNNNNNNNNNNNNNNNNNNNNNNNNNNNNNNNNNNNNNNNNNNNNNNNNNNNNNNNNNNNNNNNNNNNNNNNNNNNNNNNNNNNNNNNNNNNNNNNNNNNNNNNNNNNNNNNNNNNNNNNNNNNNNNNNNNNNNNNNNNNNNNNNNNNNNNNNNNNNNNNNNNNNNNNNNNNNNNNNNNNNNNNNNNNNNNNNNNNNNNNNNNNNNNNNNNNNNNNNNNNNNNNNNNNNNNNNNNNNNNNNNNNNNNNNNNNNNNNNNNNNNNNNNNNNNNNNNNNNNNNNNNNNNNNNNNNNNNNNNNNNNNNNNNNNNNNNNNNNNNNNNNNNNNNNNNNNNNN
This genomic window contains:
- the LOC104788678 gene encoding uncharacterized protein LOC104788678; translation: MEDADDYSAAATTVLFDRPIPLLRGPVPAGGSHVLAFRSLDSWSAAFKRCETLIKEQCEEGARIGCAVSASKNCKPPWWRGSGDMRERDKCEEREFKACVAAAMDKCAGFARDKCSGAFLEARVASDVEGLVWLASMPEESTWRHLMGLASLAQTKCRRARDLLNHYKSNQTLN
- the LOC104788677 gene encoding peptidyl-prolyl cis-trans isomerase CYP63 — protein: MMRPLAYIKININWIHHVAIYKFLTKIIYLFIYPLFCFYSLLSPLRFSFIKSPPSPFQFQFQSPARSLDPLRVAMTKNKNPLVFLDVSIGEDPVQRIVIELFADVVPKTAENFRALCTGEAGVGKTTAKPLHFKGSSFHRVIKGFMAQGGDFSNGNGTGGESIYGGKFSDENFRLDHDGAGVLSMANCGPNTNGSQFFILFKRQPHLDGKHVVFGKVVEGMTVIKKMELVGTSDGKPTSSVEIIDSGETSQIRAPDVSEREKGKSKKSDKGISSADVSDREIKGTHKKESKDKKIKRKRRYSSSDSYSSSSDSDSDSESETYSSSYESSSSSDGKRRKRTTKRHKGRRGERKIKGRNGKKIARQDRKPRRRNMDSSSDTESSSSSDDERVGHDKTRKSVKAKGKAADSSPAEKSLLRKEPDSVLKNNEPVGNGKATKADQHADLDDSVKSRSRSPIRRRNQNSRSKSPSRSPVRDLGNGSRSPREKPTADTVGKSTRSPSPSGVPKRIRKGRGFTERYSFARKYHTPSPERSPPRHWPDRRSYQDRNRDRYPSNRSYSDRSPRGRFRSPPRRSPPRYNRRRRSTSRSPDGYRRRFREESRSRSPRRRSPSRSPRKRQPISEDLKSRLGPQRPVSPAASLSPSPPTSPSGQRGLVSYAD
- the LOC104788679 gene encoding 2-methyl-6-phytyl-1,4-hydroquinone methyltransferase, chloroplastic-like, producing MASSMLNGAITFPKGLAFPGSRSIPRPTLLSVSRTTAAPRLSVATRCSSVSSSSSSRPSAQPRFIQHKKEAYWFYRFLSIVYDHIINPGHWTEDMRDDALEPADLSHPNMRVVDVGGGTGFTTLGIVKTVKAKNVTILDQSPHQLAKAKQKEPLKECKIVEGDAEDLPFPTDYADRYVSAGSIEYWPDPQRGIREAYRVLKIGGKACLIGPVYPTFWLSRFFADVWMLFPKEEEYIDWFTKAGFKDVQLKRIGPKWYRGVRRHGLIMGCSVTGIKPASGDSPLQLGPKEEDVEKPVSNPFSFLGRFLLGTLAAAWFVLVPIYMWIKDQIVPKDQPI